Proteins from one Elephas maximus indicus isolate mEleMax1 chromosome 12, mEleMax1 primary haplotype, whole genome shotgun sequence genomic window:
- the VPS37D gene encoding vacuolar protein sorting-associated protein 37D isoform X2 produces the protein MYRARAARAGPEPGSPGRFGILSTGQLRDLLQDEPKLDRIVRLSRKFQGLQLEREACLASNYALAKENLALRPRLEMGRAALAIKYQELREVAESCADKLQRLEDSMHRWSPHCALGWLQAELEEAEQEAEEQMEQLLLGEQSLEAFLPAFQRGRALAHLRRTQAEKLQELLQRRERSAQPAPTAATDAPKPLAPAAVLPTGAARGPPAVPRSLPPLDSRPVLPLKGSPGCPLGPAPLLSPRPSQPEPPHR, from the exons ATGTACCGGGCCCGGGCGGCGCGGGCGGGGCCGGAGCCTGGCAGCCCGGGGCGCTTTGGGATCCTCAGCACCGGGCAGCTCCGGGACCTGCTCCAGGACGAGCCCAAGCTGGACCGGATCGTGCGGCTCAGCAGGAAG TTCCAGGGCCTGCAGCTGGAGCGTGAGGCATGCCTGGCCTCCAACTACGCGCTGGCCAAGGAGAACCTGGCCCTGCGGCCCCGCCTGGAGATGGGCCGGGCTGCCCTGGCCATCAAGTACCAGGAGCTCCGTGAGGTGGCCGAGAGCTGTGCAGACAAGCTGCAGCGACTGG AGGACAGCATGCATCGCTGGAGTCCCCACTGCGCGCTGGGCTGGCTGCAGGCGGAGCTGGAAGAGGCTGAGCAGGAGGCTGAG GAGCAGATGGAGCAGCTGCTGCTGGGGGAGCAGAGCCTGGAGGCTTTCCTGCCCGCCTTCCAGCGTGGCCGCGCCCTGGCCCACCTGCGGCGGACCCAGGCAGAGAAGCTGCAGGAGCTGCTGCAGCGCCGGGAACGGTCTGCCCAGCCAGCCCCCACTGCTGCTACTGACGCCCCCAAACCCCTCGCCCCTGCAGCTGTCCTGCCCACCGGGGCTGCCCGGGGGCCACCAGCAGTGCCCCGGAGCCTGCCTCCCTTGGACTCCCGCCCAGTGCTCCCACTGAAGGGCTCCCCCGGGTGCCCCCTTGGCCCGGCACCCCTGCTGAGCCCTCGGCCCTCGCAGCCAGAGCCCCCCCACCGGTAG